The sequence GAGACAGGGGAGAGAGGGAGACGGGGAGATATTCTTCATCCTGAACTCTGAATTCGGAATTCGGAATTCGGAACTCTGAAGGGTTGGAGGTGCTTTGAGCCACAGTCGCCGAACACCAACTTAAATAAAACACGCTGGTATGAATTGCTATTCGCGCGATCGTTGGCTGACTAGACATAAATTTGACTGCATTCCTGACGCTCCCCTGGATTGAGCTGCCTAATTCGCTACGTCATGAGTTTCCCCGACGCAATAGAATTCAACATCGCCTAAAAGGTTGATTCCGCAATATTGTCCGAAGGATTCAGAGTAAGGGTGAATTGATTTTTCATTCCAAAAGTAGGGCGTATCTCCTTGAGAGCGTGCGGGTAAGGGGAAAATATGGAGTAAAAATTTTTTCATTTAAAAATATAGATATCACTGAATATTCGATCGCTAAATGAGGTTGGATATCAGTAATTCCTCACAAATATTACATTGTTTTTCCTGAAAACTTAACAAATCTAAATGTTTTCCGAACTGAAAGAACGGAAATGAAAGGTCAAAAGTATAGGATAGCGGCTGTTAGGAAAAATGGTGTAGTTAATTACTTAGCGTTCAGCCATTCCAATATGGCTATAGCTACAGCAGCTTAGTTGGGCGACTCTTAGTGAGTGCGAATACAATGGGGGAAGATTCCAAAACGGGAGTTGAGGTTAATGTTGAAGCCTGTACGTCGTTGGTTCAAGTGGTTGGGGCTATTACTCCTTAGCGCGTTGTGTTGCTGGGTATTTCACTGGGGGGCGATCGCATCAGAGATGCGGCTCTACGAGATCGCGCAAACACCCCCCACCCAACTCTCCACCGCAGCAACGGTAGAACAGGGTATTTCTGCTTATCAAGGGGGGGACTTTACCGGCGCGATCGCGATTTGGCAGCAAGTACTTTCCCGCATTAACTCCGATGAAGATCGTGCGGTGGTTTACGCCAATCTCGCTTTAGCCTATCGGCAAACCGGTCAACTCTCGGAAGCGATTCAAACCTGGGAAGAGGCGATCGCGCTCTACCGCGATCGCGACGAGGAAGATTTAGAGATTGCCAAACTCTTAGCGGAACAGGCTCAAGCCTACAGCGATTTGGGGCAGCACAAGCGAAGCATTATCCTGTTGGAATCTGCCTTAGACATCCTCGAAGAGCAACCCGATCCCCTTACCGAAGCCGCAATTCACGGCATTTTTGGCAATGCTTACATGGCGTTGGGCAATTATGACACCGCGATCGCGTCCCACGAAAAAAGCCTCGCGATCGCCCGCAGCAGTAACAGCACTCGCCACATTGCAACCGCTCTCAATAACCTGGGAACGGCTCACCTGAAGCAAGCCGAACGCTTGTATTATCAAGCAGAAGTTGCCGATGCCGAGGGCGATCCTCAAGCGAAACAGCTAAAGCAAGAGGAACAAGAAAATGTCGCGCGATCGCGCAGTCTCTTTGAGGAAAGTATTACTGTCGCCCAACAAGGCAAAAAATTAGAGGAAATTCGGGCATTACTCAATCTCAATCGCCTGCTCGAAAAAAGTTTTCACCAAGGTTTATCCGAGAACAATGGTGGAGAAATTACCAGCAATCAGCAGCGAATTGAAGAATTACTCCCCTTGATACCTGATTCTCGCCAAAAAGCCTATGCAACAATTAATTTAGCTGAAAGCATCCTCGATCGCGCCGACGAAAAAATGTTAGATCGGGTCGTACCGCTCCTAGAACAAGCCTTAACCATCGCACAACGCATTGGGGATACCAAAGCCCAATCCTTTGCCCTGGGAAGCTTGGGGAAAGTCTACGAAAACAATCTCAAGGACTTTGGGCGAGCGATGGAGTACACCCAAAATGCCCTCTTTGTCTCCCAACAAGTGAATGCTGCCGATAGTTTGTATCTGTGGCAATGGCAGTCTGGGCGCATCCTCAAAGCCCTCAATCGTCCCGCCGCCGCAATCTCGGCGTACAAACACGCGATCGCGACGCTGCAAAGCATTCGCGGCGATATCATCTCCGCTAACAAAGAACTACAGCTCGATTTCCGGGAAGATGTCGAACCCGTTTATCGCCAACTCATCGAGCTACTGCTGACGACTCCCGACACCGAAGCAATAACATCTCAAGGGAAAGCAGAAAGGACAAAATCCACCCTCCTCGCTCAAAACACATCCTCTTCTCGCCTCCAAGAAGTTGTCAATACCCTAGAAAGTCTCAAACTCGCTGAAGTTCAGAACTTTTTCGGCGACGATTGCGTGCAATTAGCACTCTCTAGAGGCAACGGTACCCAGGAAAGTTTGGCATCGAGCAATACGGCGGTGATTTACTCCATCGTCCTGGGCAATCAAACAACGCTCGTTCTCCAAGCTCCCGACGGAACGCAAAAAAAATATACTAAGACCATCGATAAAGACAGCATTGAAGAAGAAATTACCCAACTGCGGTTTTATCTCGAAGAGCGACCTGCCGCCCGCTATTTACCCTACGCTCAAGCGGTTTATGACTGGTTCATTCGACCGATGGAAGCAGACTTAGCGGCGATGAAACCCAACACCCTGTTGTTTATTAATGACGGAGTATTGCGGAAAATTCCAATGGCGGCACTCCACGATGGGGAACAGTTTTTGATTGAGAAATATCCCATCGCCATCACGCCGAGCATTAACCTAACCATTACCAGACCCTTAAGCCGCGAGAATCTCGAAGCTTTGAGTTTGGGCTTAACCGTTGCAAAACCGCCCTTTGCTCCGCTGTTTAACGTTAAAGCTGAGATTAATGCCGTTCAAGAGATTTTGGGAGGGGTGAAATTAATCGATGAGGACTTTACTCAAGAAAATCTCCAAACTCAATTACGCGCAAAATCTTTCCCCGTCGTTCACCTGGCAACTCACGGAAAATTTGGGGTTGATGCTCAAGATACCTTTTTGTTGGGATACGACAAACCCCTGACCATTGAAGACATTGACAATCTTTTAAGGACGCGGCGCGATCGCGAACCCGTGGGACTCTTGACCATGAGCGCCTGCCAAACTGCCGCCGGAGATAATCGTTCTGCCCTCGGTATGGCTGGCGTTGCGGTGCGTGCGGGGGTCGAAAGCGCTCTTGCAACTCTGTGGTTTATCAATGATGAAGCAACGGTTCCCTTTATCAAAGAATTTTACCGACAACTG comes from Lusitaniella coriacea LEGE 07157 and encodes:
- a CDS encoding CHAT domain-containing protein, which codes for MLKPVRRWFKWLGLLLLSALCCWVFHWGAIASEMRLYEIAQTPPTQLSTAATVEQGISAYQGGDFTGAIAIWQQVLSRINSDEDRAVVYANLALAYRQTGQLSEAIQTWEEAIALYRDRDEEDLEIAKLLAEQAQAYSDLGQHKRSIILLESALDILEEQPDPLTEAAIHGIFGNAYMALGNYDTAIASHEKSLAIARSSNSTRHIATALNNLGTAHLKQAERLYYQAEVADAEGDPQAKQLKQEEQENVARSRSLFEESITVAQQGKKLEEIRALLNLNRLLEKSFHQGLSENNGGEITSNQQRIEELLPLIPDSRQKAYATINLAESILDRADEKMLDRVVPLLEQALTIAQRIGDTKAQSFALGSLGKVYENNLKDFGRAMEYTQNALFVSQQVNAADSLYLWQWQSGRILKALNRPAAAISAYKHAIATLQSIRGDIISANKELQLDFREDVEPVYRQLIELLLTTPDTEAITSQGKAERTKSTLLAQNTSSSRLQEVVNTLESLKLAEVQNFFGDDCVQLALSRGNGTQESLASSNTAVIYSIVLGNQTTLVLQAPDGTQKKYTKTIDKDSIEEEITQLRFYLEERPAARYLPYAQAVYDWFIRPMEADLAAMKPNTLLFINDGVLRKIPMAALHDGEQFLIEKYPIAITPSINLTITRPLSRENLEALSLGLTVAKPPFAPLFNVKAEINAVQEILGGVKLIDEDFTQENLQTQLRAKSFPVVHLATHGKFGVDAQDTFLLGYDKPLTIEDIDNLLRTRRDREPVGLLTMSACQTAAGDNRSALGMAGVAVRAGVESALATLWFINDEATVPFIKEFYRQLLDPKLTKAEALRNAQLTMIADRNYSHPAIWSPFVLIGNWL